One genomic segment of Amycolatopsis sp. Hca4 includes these proteins:
- a CDS encoding GH92 family glycosyl hydrolase, protein MSRPLAGRVRAAVLAAALLGAGLAAPAAGAATLALTQYVNPFIGTDNSNSPNPVPGGAGGSTYPGAVVPFGMVQFSPDTPTASPSGYRYSDTSIEEFSLTHFNGAGCANNEDLGLLPITGAIGTSPGTGWTGYAGRYTKANESAAPGYYKNTLDNYNTTVELSATQRSGFMKLTYPNTTSARLLVNTGRSATGSRNGSISISGSQLTGSVTGGGFCGSSKTYQIFYVIQFDRAPSGFGTWLGGTVSAGSASTSGTNSGGYVTFDTSGNTTVQAKVGISFVSLANAQANLAAESPGFDFTGIRSAADTSWNNILNRVQVTGGAAADLQKFYTALYHVFQNPNIASDTNGQYRGFDQAVHTASHTVYQNYSGWDIYRSWAALIGLVAPGEASDIAKSMVLDGQQGGLLPKWSHNSNEHFVMTGDPGPIIVGSMYAFGVRGFDTAAALTLMDKSASGGTTQGQAIRGRESGYLSRHYVYEDPSDSLEYSASDFAVAQFAKALGDTTKYSTYMQRAQWWQNVFGTDSGYVQPRGSDGTWAWPVVPPSNSGYTEGNPSQYTWMVPYNYQGVINLMGGRQTAVQRLDHHFTQLNGGLTQPYFYIGNEPEHGVPWAYNYAAHPEGTSSAVRRVMNESFTTGPGGLPGNDDLGATSAWYVFAALGMYPATPGADVLALHGPLFPAASITRPSGTIRITGSGAGQGAQYVQSVSVNGTSTTKSWIRYGDIAGASTLSYTMGSSPSAWGTNPSDVPPSYNDGFTPPAAAPELGTNLALGKTATGSATCNSAETPAKAVDGSLANNSKFCSTAATKFLQVDLGSAQNVSSFVVKHAGLGGETTGWNTGAFTIQTSTDGSTWTTVASVTGSRASRTYHPITTRSARYVKLNLTTPANDGNGAARIYEFEVYR, encoded by the coding sequence TCCGGGTACCGCTACAGCGACACGAGCATCGAGGAGTTCAGCCTCACCCACTTCAACGGCGCCGGCTGCGCCAACAACGAGGACCTCGGCCTGCTGCCGATCACCGGCGCGATCGGCACCTCGCCGGGCACCGGCTGGACCGGGTACGCCGGCCGCTACACCAAGGCGAACGAGTCGGCCGCGCCCGGCTACTACAAGAACACGCTCGACAACTACAACACCACCGTCGAGCTGTCGGCCACCCAGCGGTCCGGCTTCATGAAGCTGACGTACCCGAACACGACGTCCGCGCGGCTGCTGGTCAACACCGGCCGCAGCGCCACCGGCAGCCGCAACGGAAGCATCAGCATCAGCGGCAGCCAGCTCACCGGTTCGGTGACCGGCGGCGGGTTCTGCGGCTCGTCGAAGACCTACCAGATCTTCTACGTCATCCAGTTCGACCGCGCGCCCAGCGGGTTCGGCACCTGGCTCGGCGGCACGGTCAGCGCCGGAAGCGCGAGCACCAGCGGCACGAACTCCGGCGGGTACGTCACGTTCGACACCTCCGGCAACACCACGGTGCAGGCGAAGGTCGGCATTTCCTTCGTCAGCCTGGCCAACGCGCAGGCGAACCTGGCCGCCGAGAGCCCCGGATTCGACTTCACCGGGATTCGCAGCGCGGCCGACACGAGCTGGAACAACATCCTGAACCGCGTCCAGGTCACCGGCGGGGCCGCCGCCGACCTGCAGAAGTTCTACACGGCGCTGTACCACGTCTTCCAGAACCCGAACATCGCCAGCGACACGAACGGCCAGTACCGCGGGTTCGACCAGGCGGTGCACACCGCGTCCCACACCGTCTACCAGAACTACTCCGGCTGGGACATCTACCGCTCGTGGGCCGCGCTGATCGGGCTCGTCGCGCCCGGCGAAGCCAGCGACATCGCGAAGTCGATGGTGCTCGACGGCCAGCAGGGCGGCCTGTTGCCCAAGTGGTCGCACAACAGCAACGAGCACTTCGTGATGACCGGTGACCCCGGGCCGATCATCGTCGGCAGCATGTACGCCTTCGGGGTCCGCGGCTTCGACACGGCCGCGGCGCTCACGCTGATGGACAAGAGCGCGAGCGGCGGCACCACGCAGGGCCAGGCCATCCGCGGCCGGGAAAGCGGCTACCTCAGCCGGCACTACGTCTACGAGGACCCGTCCGACTCGCTCGAGTACTCGGCGTCCGACTTCGCCGTGGCCCAGTTCGCCAAGGCGCTCGGCGACACGACGAAGTACAGCACGTACATGCAGCGCGCCCAGTGGTGGCAGAACGTGTTCGGCACCGACTCCGGCTACGTCCAGCCGCGGGGGAGCGACGGGACCTGGGCCTGGCCGGTGGTGCCGCCGAGCAACAGCGGCTACACCGAGGGCAACCCGTCGCAGTACACCTGGATGGTGCCCTACAACTACCAGGGCGTGATCAATCTGATGGGGGGCCGCCAGACCGCCGTCCAGCGGCTGGACCACCACTTCACCCAGCTCAACGGCGGCCTCACCCAGCCGTACTTCTACATCGGCAACGAGCCCGAGCACGGCGTGCCGTGGGCGTACAACTACGCGGCGCACCCGGAGGGCACCAGCTCGGCGGTACGGCGGGTGATGAACGAGTCGTTCACCACCGGCCCCGGCGGCCTGCCCGGCAACGACGACCTCGGCGCCACCTCGGCGTGGTACGTCTTCGCCGCGCTGGGGATGTACCCGGCGACGCCGGGTGCGGACGTCCTCGCCCTGCACGGCCCGCTGTTCCCGGCGGCGTCGATCACCCGGCCGTCCGGGACGATCCGGATCACCGGCAGCGGGGCGGGCCAGGGCGCCCAGTACGTGCAGAGCGTGAGCGTCAACGGCACCTCGACCACCAAGTCGTGGATCCGCTACGGCGACATCGCGGGCGCGTCGACGCTGAGTTACACGATGGGCTCGTCGCCGAGCGCGTGGGGCACGAACCCCTCCGACGTGCCGCCGTCGTACAACGACGGCTTCACGCCGCCGGCCGCGGCGCCGGAGCTCGGCACGAACCTGGCGCTGGGCAAGACGGCCACCGGCTCGGCCACCTGCAACTCGGCGGAAACTCCCGCCAAGGCCGTCGACGGCAGCCTCGCCAACAACAGCAAGTTCTGCAGCACGGCGGCGACGAAGTTCCTCCAGGTCGACCTCGGGTCGGCGCAGAACGTGTCCTCGTTCGTGGTCAAGCACGCCGGCCTCGGCGGCGAGACGACGGGCTGGAACACCGGCGCCTTCACGATCCAGACGTCGACCGACGGCTCGACCTGGACGACGGTCGCCTCCGTGACCGGTTCGCGGGCCAGCCGCACGTACCACCCGATCACCACCCGATCGGCGCGGTACGTGAAGCTCAACCTCACCACCCCGGCCAACGACGGCAACGGCGCGGCCCGGATCTACGAGTTCGAGGTCTACCGCTGA
- a CDS encoding GNAT family N-acetyltransferase has protein sequence MHVFLETERLILRRFTENDADALFALYDDPAVMKYLNGGQPADRTEIITLDLPAFLGYYERFPGYGFWAAIEKSTGDFLGWFHFRPRPHDPPDEPELGYRLHRKAWGKGYGTEGSAALLAKGFTELGVRRVSAFTMTVNKASRRVMEKLGMRFIRTYFEEFPEHERAPGSEHGEVEYGITREEWLAGTAPGAREPSDQR, from the coding sequence ATGCACGTATTCCTCGAAACCGAGCGGCTGATCCTCCGCCGGTTCACCGAGAACGACGCCGACGCGCTCTTCGCGCTCTACGACGACCCGGCCGTGATGAAGTACCTCAATGGGGGACAGCCGGCGGACCGCACCGAGATCATCACCCTCGACCTCCCCGCGTTCCTCGGTTACTACGAGCGTTTCCCCGGTTACGGGTTCTGGGCGGCGATCGAAAAGAGCACCGGCGACTTCCTGGGGTGGTTCCATTTCCGCCCGCGCCCGCACGACCCGCCGGACGAGCCCGAGCTCGGCTACCGGCTGCACCGGAAGGCGTGGGGCAAGGGCTACGGCACCGAAGGCTCGGCGGCACTGCTCGCGAAGGGCTTCACCGAACTGGGGGTCCGCCGGGTGAGTGCCTTCACCATGACCGTGAACAAGGCGTCGCGCCGCGTCATGGAGAAACTGGGGATGCGGTTCATCCGGACCTACTTCGAGGAGTTCCCGGAGCACGAGCGCGCGCCGGGCAGCGAACACGGCGAAGTCGAGTACGGCATCACCCGCGAGGAGTGGCTCGCGGGCACCGCTCCCGGCGCCCGCGAGCCGTCGGATCAGCGGTAG
- a CDS encoding Lrp/AsnC family transcriptional regulator translates to MDELDSAIVRLLQEDARQTNRDIARKVGIAPSTCLERIRLLRERGVIRGYHADVDLASLNRGVRALVTAQVRPLSRAVIDSFQRSIAELPEVLSVYVTAGNDDFLIEVTTSDIDALHAFLTDRLALRREIVGFRTSIVFRHLRKTTLEPLP, encoded by the coding sequence CTGGACGAACTTGATTCGGCGATCGTGCGGCTTCTGCAGGAAGACGCCCGGCAGACCAACCGCGACATCGCCCGGAAGGTGGGCATCGCGCCCTCGACGTGCCTCGAACGCATCCGGCTGCTGCGCGAGCGCGGCGTCATCCGCGGCTACCACGCCGACGTCGACCTGGCGAGCCTCAACCGCGGCGTCCGGGCGCTCGTGACGGCGCAGGTGCGGCCGCTGAGCCGGGCCGTGATCGATTCTTTCCAGCGGTCGATCGCCGAACTGCCGGAAGTGCTGTCGGTGTACGTCACGGCCGGAAACGACGATTTCCTGATCGAAGTGACCACGTCGGACATCGACGCGCTGCACGCATTCCTGACCGACCGGCTGGCGTTGCGCCGGGAGATCGTCGGGTTCCGGACGTCGATCGTTTTCCGGCACCTGCGCAAGACGACGCTTGAACCCCTCCCGTAG
- a CDS encoding Glu/Leu/Phe/Val dehydrogenase translates to MTAHEQLVARRGRRSGITTMVAIHSTALGPAVGGCRFKPYATLEDAIGDVLRLSAAMTAKCAVAGLAFGGGKSVIAPEPGRVLSPEERRAVLLDHADLIAEFGGRYQAGPDVGTGPADMLVLREASPYAFCTPESAGGTGSSSGPTAVGVLAALRAAAGPDLAGRRVVISGYGSVGAHLAASLQAAGADVVVSDIDPAKRAGAEQQGLTWAEPAKALTLTADVVVPAAVGGVLDPETVARLDTPLVVGPANNQLSDDAVADQLAARGIRWIPDYVASAGGILYTLSREAEGLGHEAALARVETIEDTVRTILAAAEANATTPLAEAAALAGRRLTSGAAPRTPSLPELRTTA, encoded by the coding sequence ATGACCGCACATGAGCAGCTCGTAGCCCGCCGAGGCCGTCGCTCCGGCATCACCACGATGGTCGCGATCCACTCGACCGCGCTCGGCCCCGCCGTCGGCGGCTGCCGCTTCAAGCCCTACGCCACGCTCGAAGACGCCATCGGGGACGTCCTCCGCCTGTCGGCCGCGATGACGGCCAAGTGCGCCGTCGCCGGGCTGGCGTTCGGCGGCGGCAAGAGCGTCATCGCGCCCGAACCGGGCCGCGTCCTCTCGCCCGAAGAGCGCCGGGCCGTCCTGCTCGACCACGCCGACCTGATCGCCGAGTTCGGCGGCCGCTACCAGGCGGGCCCGGACGTGGGCACCGGCCCGGCCGACATGCTGGTGCTCCGCGAAGCCTCGCCGTACGCCTTCTGCACGCCCGAATCCGCCGGCGGAACCGGTTCCTCCAGCGGCCCGACCGCGGTCGGGGTGCTCGCCGCCCTCCGCGCCGCGGCCGGCCCCGACCTGGCCGGCCGCCGGGTGGTGATCAGCGGCTACGGCTCGGTCGGCGCCCACCTCGCGGCGAGCCTGCAGGCCGCGGGCGCGGACGTCGTCGTCTCCGACATCGACCCGGCCAAGCGGGCCGGTGCCGAGCAGCAGGGCCTGACCTGGGCCGAGCCGGCGAAGGCGCTCACCCTCACCGCCGACGTCGTCGTCCCGGCGGCGGTCGGCGGGGTGCTCGACCCCGAGACGGTGGCCCGGCTCGACACGCCGCTCGTCGTCGGCCCGGCCAACAACCAGCTCAGCGACGACGCCGTGGCCGACCAGCTCGCCGCGCGCGGCATCCGCTGGATCCCCGACTACGTGGCGAGCGCGGGCGGGATCCTCTACACCCTTTCGAGGGAAGCCGAGGGACTCGGCCACGAGGCCGCGCTCGCCCGCGTCGAGACGATCGAAGACACCGTGCGCACGATCCTGGCCGCGGCCGAGGCCAACGCGACCACCCCGCTGGCGGAGGCGGCCGCGCTGGCCGGGCGACGGCTCACTTCTGGTGCGGCGCCACGTACTCCTTCGCTTCCGGAGCTTCGAACAACGGCTTGA
- a CDS encoding ABC transporter substrate-binding protein, translating into MKRTHLAAALVAVLALSACSTKATDSGSSGSDSSGVKTGKGVTATEVTLGVMTDKSGVFKNLGLGVTQGNELWAKDFNAAGGVCGRQVKLEEVDHGYKADTAKTLYPQIEPKVLGFVQLLGSPVVAALKQNLASDKTVASPASWSSELLDNPYVMIVGTTYDLEIIDGLSYLQEQGQLKDGDPIGHIYIDGEYGKNGLRGSQFYAKKHNLTLKEVKITSTDSDLTNVVTGLKGAGVKAIVLTTTPTQTGSTVGANKALGLNVPVLGNNPTFDPALLKSPAAGALDKLTVVASSVPFSADIPKAKDVAAKFKAAYKETPNGGVPYGYAVGEVWGAVLKKACDNKDLTRDGIAAALKQTTSASTDNLVAALDFSKPGTPATRQVYAATPDASAEGGVKYVKPLFEAPEAKEYVAPHQK; encoded by the coding sequence ATGAAACGCACACACCTGGCGGCGGCGCTGGTGGCCGTCCTGGCGCTCTCGGCGTGCAGCACGAAAGCGACCGACTCGGGCTCGTCCGGCTCGGACAGCTCCGGCGTCAAGACCGGCAAGGGGGTGACGGCGACCGAGGTGACGCTCGGCGTGATGACCGACAAGTCCGGCGTCTTCAAGAACCTCGGCCTCGGCGTCACGCAGGGCAACGAGCTGTGGGCCAAGGACTTCAACGCCGCCGGCGGGGTGTGCGGGCGGCAGGTGAAGCTCGAGGAGGTCGACCACGGCTACAAGGCCGACACGGCGAAGACGCTGTACCCGCAGATCGAGCCGAAGGTCCTGGGGTTCGTGCAGCTGCTCGGCTCGCCGGTGGTGGCCGCGCTGAAGCAGAACCTGGCCTCGGACAAGACCGTCGCCTCGCCGGCGTCGTGGTCGTCCGAGCTGCTGGACAACCCGTACGTGATGATCGTCGGGACGACCTACGACCTGGAGATCATCGACGGCCTGTCGTACCTGCAGGAGCAGGGGCAGCTCAAGGACGGCGACCCGATCGGGCACATCTACATCGACGGCGAGTACGGCAAGAACGGCCTGCGCGGCTCGCAGTTCTACGCCAAGAAGCACAACCTGACGCTCAAGGAAGTCAAGATCACCTCGACCGACAGCGACCTGACCAACGTCGTCACCGGCCTCAAGGGCGCCGGGGTCAAGGCGATCGTGCTGACGACCACGCCCACCCAGACCGGCTCGACGGTCGGGGCCAACAAGGCGCTCGGGCTGAACGTGCCGGTGCTGGGCAACAACCCGACGTTCGACCCGGCCCTGCTGAAGAGCCCCGCCGCCGGCGCGCTCGACAAGCTGACGGTCGTCGCGAGCAGCGTGCCGTTCTCCGCCGACATCCCGAAGGCGAAGGACGTGGCGGCGAAGTTCAAGGCCGCGTACAAGGAAACGCCCAACGGCGGCGTGCCGTACGGCTACGCGGTCGGCGAGGTGTGGGGCGCGGTACTGAAGAAGGCGTGCGACAACAAGGACCTCACCCGCGACGGCATCGCCGCGGCCCTGAAGCAGACGACGTCGGCGAGCACGGACAACCTGGTCGCGGCGCTCGACTTCTCCAAGCCGGGGACGCCGGCGACGCGCCAGGTGTACGCGGCCACCCCGGACGCCTCCGCCGAGGGCGGCGTCAAGTACGTCAAGCCGTTGTTCGAAGCTCCGGAAGCGAAGGAGTACGTGGCGCCGCACCAGAAGTGA
- a CDS encoding branched-chain amino acid ABC transporter permease: protein MDAPPKAGTPRRPRRSPARLVRTAAWLALLVVLLALPLYLDAAWLKAGQYMMIGAVGAIGLTLVVGQAGQLSLAHAFFLLAGGTAYTVLSGPTGDDRVVGFGLDPGLSLLGAVAVAALLGLAFAPVAGRLRGIYLGVASLALVFLGLYFGQSAEELTGGTSTGRAPAPFSLFGFPFTDEGPAISLLGVPIRQAERMWYLFLLLTVLAFVIARGAVRGRVGRSWRAVRDNEAAAAVMGVSVLRAKAGAFAVSSAYGGLAGAMTVLWFDILKPDESEYGTYGINVSIAYLAMVIIGGLGSVPGALVGALIVNGLPQVLALYSADLGWFAGTGDGTLTPILVSSFVYGAAIILVVLFEPGGLATLGRRLTRLRRQPPEEP, encoded by the coding sequence GTGGACGCCCCACCGAAAGCCGGGACACCCCGGCGCCCGCGGCGCAGCCCGGCCAGGCTGGTGCGCACCGCGGCCTGGCTGGCGCTGCTGGTCGTCCTGCTCGCCCTGCCGCTGTACCTCGACGCCGCGTGGCTCAAGGCCGGGCAGTACATGATGATCGGCGCGGTCGGCGCGATCGGGCTGACCCTGGTGGTCGGCCAGGCCGGGCAGCTTTCCCTGGCCCACGCGTTCTTCCTGCTGGCAGGCGGCACCGCCTACACCGTCCTGTCCGGCCCCACCGGGGACGACCGGGTCGTCGGCTTCGGCCTCGACCCCGGCCTTTCGCTGCTGGGCGCGGTGGCCGTCGCGGCCCTGCTCGGGCTGGCCTTCGCGCCGGTGGCCGGCCGGCTGCGCGGCATCTACCTCGGCGTCGCGTCACTGGCCCTGGTGTTCCTGGGGCTCTACTTCGGACAGTCCGCGGAAGAGCTCACCGGCGGGACGTCGACCGGGCGCGCACCGGCGCCGTTCTCCCTCTTCGGCTTCCCCTTCACCGACGAGGGCCCCGCAATCAGCCTCCTCGGCGTGCCGATCCGGCAGGCCGAGCGCATGTGGTACCTGTTCCTGCTGCTCACCGTGCTGGCGTTCGTGATCGCCCGCGGCGCGGTCCGCGGGCGGGTCGGGCGGTCGTGGCGGGCGGTGCGCGACAACGAGGCCGCGGCCGCGGTGATGGGGGTGAGCGTGCTGCGCGCCAAGGCGGGCGCGTTCGCCGTCTCCTCGGCCTACGGCGGCCTCGCCGGCGCGATGACCGTGCTGTGGTTCGACATCCTCAAGCCGGACGAGAGCGAGTACGGCACCTACGGCATCAACGTGTCCATCGCCTACCTGGCGATGGTCATCATCGGCGGCCTCGGTTCGGTCCCCGGCGCGCTGGTCGGCGCGCTGATCGTCAACGGCCTGCCGCAGGTGCTCGCCCTGTACTCGGCCGACCTGGGCTGGTTCGCCGGCACCGGCGACGGCACGCTGACCCCGATCCTGGTCAGCTCGTTCGTCTACGGCGCCGCGATCATCCTCGTCGTGCTGTTCGAGCCGGGCGGGCTCGCCACGCTCGGCCGCCGGCTCACCCGTCTTCGCCGTCAACCCCCGGAGGAACCATGA
- a CDS encoding branched-chain amino acid ABC transporter permease, translated as MNTFLQLVVNGLGKGAVFALLALGFVIIFKATEVVNFAHGSLVLFGGYLVVVTRDALGWVGASLVGIVSAGLLGLLLERLLLSRSWHADANSLALLTIGVDVIVTEEIVRRLGVTLPFLGDAWDAKPFRLGGITLFRTHLVALVVAAVLITAFWLAFKYSNWGVAMRAQAENREAAALMGIRSSRVTATAWLVAGLLAGVAVLFIATQDFSGAGLSRGTHSIALAAFPAAILGGLDSTAGAVVGGLVVGIVEALSAQYVSFDFSKSAVFLVMLVVLVVRPSGLFGTRERTRV; from the coding sequence GTGAACACTTTCCTGCAGCTGGTGGTGAACGGCCTCGGCAAGGGCGCGGTGTTCGCGTTGCTGGCGCTGGGGTTCGTCATCATCTTCAAGGCCACCGAGGTGGTCAACTTCGCGCACGGCTCGCTCGTGCTCTTCGGCGGCTACCTCGTCGTGGTGACGCGGGACGCGCTGGGCTGGGTGGGCGCGTCGCTGGTGGGTATCGTCTCGGCCGGGCTGCTCGGCCTGCTGCTGGAGCGGCTCCTGCTGTCGCGCTCCTGGCACGCCGACGCGAACAGCCTGGCTCTGCTCACCATCGGCGTCGACGTGATCGTCACCGAAGAGATCGTCCGCCGCCTCGGCGTCACGCTGCCCTTCCTCGGCGACGCGTGGGACGCGAAGCCGTTCCGGCTCGGCGGGATCACGCTGTTCCGCACGCACCTGGTCGCCCTCGTGGTGGCCGCGGTGCTGATCACGGCGTTCTGGCTGGCCTTCAAGTACTCGAACTGGGGTGTGGCCATGCGGGCGCAGGCGGAGAACCGCGAGGCCGCCGCGCTGATGGGCATCCGCAGCTCCCGCGTCACCGCGACCGCGTGGCTGGTCGCCGGGCTGCTGGCCGGGGTCGCCGTGCTGTTCATCGCGACGCAGGACTTCTCCGGGGCCGGGCTGTCCCGCGGGACGCACTCGATCGCGCTGGCCGCCTTCCCCGCGGCGATCCTCGGCGGCCTCGACTCGACGGCGGGCGCGGTGGTCGGCGGCCTGGTCGTCGGGATCGTGGAAGCGCTGTCCGCACAGTACGTCTCGTTCGACTTCTCCAAGAGCGCGGTGTTCCTGGTGATGCTGGTGGTCCTGGTGGTGCGGCCCTCGGGGCTGTTCGGCACGAGGGAGCGAACGCGTGTCTGA
- a CDS encoding ABC transporter ATP-binding protein, giving the protein MTPPELRVENVSLRFGGIRALDDVTFAVAPGSLHALIGPNGAGKSSCFNVISGLYRANTGRVRLGDTDLTGLAPHRLARLGVGRSFQNAALSPGSTVLDNVLLGRHALTRGGFLETGLRLPWTVRAERRHAERAREICAFLGLGAVVGAPVGALPYGVVKRVDLARALAVEPVLLLLDEPAAGMNAAETAELAGTISGIRAELGISILLVEHDMGLVMGIADRVTVLDFGRRIADGTPAQVQSDPDVVKAYLGTEAV; this is encoded by the coding sequence ATGACGCCGCCGGAGCTGCGGGTCGAGAACGTCTCCCTGCGCTTCGGCGGGATCCGGGCGCTCGACGACGTCACCTTCGCCGTCGCCCCGGGTTCGCTGCACGCGCTGATCGGGCCGAACGGTGCCGGGAAGTCCAGCTGTTTCAACGTGATCAGCGGCCTCTACCGGGCGAACACCGGCCGCGTCCGGCTCGGGGACACCGACCTCACCGGACTCGCGCCGCACCGGCTCGCGCGCCTCGGCGTCGGGCGGTCCTTCCAGAACGCCGCCCTCTCCCCCGGCTCGACCGTGCTCGACAACGTGCTGCTCGGCCGGCACGCGCTGACCCGCGGCGGCTTCCTGGAAACCGGGCTGCGGCTGCCGTGGACGGTCCGCGCCGAACGGCGGCACGCCGAGCGCGCCCGGGAGATCTGCGCGTTCCTCGGGCTCGGCGCGGTCGTCGGCGCACCCGTTGGCGCGCTGCCCTACGGCGTCGTCAAGCGCGTGGATCTCGCCCGCGCGCTCGCCGTCGAACCGGTGCTGCTCCTGCTCGACGAGCCCGCGGCCGGGATGAACGCGGCCGAGACCGCCGAGCTGGCCGGCACCATCAGCGGGATCCGGGCCGAGCTCGGCATCTCGATCCTGCTCGTCGAACACGACATGGGCCTGGTGATGGGCATCGCCGACCGGGTCACGGTGCTCGACTTCGGCAGGCGGATCGCCGACGGCACCCCGGCGCAGGTCCAGTCCGACCCGGACGTCGTCAAGGCCTACCTGGGCACGGAGGCAGTGTGA
- a CDS encoding ABC transporter ATP-binding protein — MLTVRGLRVRYGRSTAALHGIDLDVSADGVLAVLGSNGAGKSTLLRAVSGTLRMHRGAIDAGEIRYDGQSLGRLDPARIVRLGVVGVPEGRQIFARMTVEENLRAGGIGARTAAERTAARERVEELFPVLTERAKQRAGLLSGGEQQMLAIGRALMSAPKLLLLDEPSLGLAPKVVEQIGKTVREIHDQGTAVVLVEQNAVMALNVADHAVVLEVGRVALAGTAAELAASQDVQRLYLGGHAESQETAAAEAETARARLAGRTLSRWAG, encoded by the coding sequence GTGCTGACCGTCCGCGGCCTGCGGGTGCGGTACGGCCGGTCGACGGCCGCCCTGCACGGGATCGATCTCGACGTCTCCGCCGACGGGGTGCTCGCCGTCCTCGGCAGCAACGGGGCCGGGAAGTCCACCCTGCTCAGGGCCGTTTCCGGCACCCTGCGGATGCACCGGGGCGCGATCGACGCCGGTGAGATCCGCTACGACGGCCAGTCGCTCGGCCGGCTCGACCCGGCCCGGATCGTGCGGCTCGGCGTCGTCGGCGTGCCCGAGGGGCGGCAGATCTTCGCGCGGATGACCGTCGAGGAGAACCTGCGGGCCGGTGGCATCGGGGCCCGCACCGCCGCGGAACGGACCGCCGCCCGCGAGCGGGTCGAGGAGCTGTTCCCGGTGCTCACCGAACGCGCCAAGCAGCGCGCGGGCCTGCTCTCCGGCGGCGAGCAGCAGATGCTGGCCATCGGCCGGGCGCTGATGTCCGCCCCGAAGCTGCTGCTCCTCGACGAGCCCTCGCTGGGCCTCGCGCCCAAGGTCGTCGAGCAGATCGGGAAGACCGTCCGCGAGATCCACGACCAGGGCACCGCCGTGGTGCTGGTCGAACAGAACGCCGTGATGGCGCTGAACGTCGCCGACCACGCCGTGGTCCTCGAAGTGGGCCGGGTGGCGCTGGCCGGGACGGCGGCCGAGCTCGCCGCCAGCCAGGACGTCCAGCGGCTCTACCTCGGCGGGCACGCCGAGTCGCAGGAAACCGCCGCCGCCGAAGCCGAGACCGCACGCGCCCGCCTGGCGGGCCGGACGCTGTCGAGGTGGGCCGGATGA
- a CDS encoding PHP domain-containing protein produces MTIDLHAHSTASDGTTPPAELPRLAAEAGLTVLALTDHDTFAGLAAASAAAAGVELVPGVEISCRLDDAEVHLLGLFVDPGHEPLAAELELIRTDRVRRGVRMVERCRELGAPITLEQVASIAAGAPLGRPHIAAALAAVGITDAFTSDWIADGGRADVPKHVLSIVEAIGLVRAAGGVAVLAHPRSVKRRASVSDEQLGTLAAAGLAGIEADHPEQPPEVRDRLRNAAADLGLLATGSSDFHGDRKPVRLGECTTSPDVFAALREAAVSVS; encoded by the coding sequence GTGACGATCGACCTGCACGCGCACAGCACGGCCTCCGACGGCACGACCCCGCCCGCGGAGCTGCCCCGGCTGGCCGCCGAAGCCGGGCTGACGGTCCTCGCCCTCACCGACCACGACACCTTCGCCGGTCTGGCCGCCGCTTCCGCGGCCGCCGCCGGCGTCGAGCTCGTGCCCGGCGTCGAGATCTCCTGCCGGCTCGACGACGCCGAGGTGCACCTGCTCGGCCTGTTCGTCGATCCGGGGCACGAACCCCTGGCGGCCGAGCTGGAGCTGATCCGCACCGACCGCGTCCGCCGCGGGGTGCGGATGGTCGAACGCTGCCGCGAACTCGGCGCGCCGATCACGCTCGAGCAGGTGGCGTCGATCGCCGCGGGCGCGCCGCTGGGCCGTCCGCACATCGCCGCGGCACTGGCCGCCGTGGGCATCACCGACGCGTTCACCTCCGACTGGATCGCCGACGGCGGCCGGGCCGACGTCCCCAAGCACGTCCTGTCCATTGTGGAGGCGATCGGGCTGGTCCGCGCGGCAGGCGGCGTGGCCGTGCTGGCCCACCCGCGCTCGGTGAAACGCCGGGCGTCGGTGTCGGACGAGCAGCTGGGCACGCTCGCCGCCGCGGGGCTCGCCGGGATCGAAGCGGACCACCCGGAGCAGCCGCCCGAGGTCCGTGACCGGCTGCGGAACGCGGCCGCGGATCTGGGCCTGCTCGCCACCGGGTCGAGCGACTTCCACGGCGATCGCAAGCCGGTCCGCCTCGGCGAATGCACCACTTCACCCGACGTGTTCGCGGCCCTGCGGGAGGCCGCCGTGTCCGTTTCGTAG